From the genome of Thermoanaerobacterales bacterium:
CTCCGACCCGTACATCGTCGGCGGGCATACGGCCAGCGGGTACTGGATCGACAACGACCGGGCGACCACGCTGCCGGGCCTGTTCGCCTGCGGTGACGTGGCCGGCGGCGTGCCGAACAAGTTCGTCGGCGGCTGTGCGGCCGAGGGTCTCATTTCCGGGCGGGCCGCGGCGCGGTACGTGGCCGGCCTGGCGGATCGCGGCATGATCGACCGGGAGCAGGTCGAGGCCGAGAAACGCCGCGTCTTCGCCCCGGCGGTACGCCTGGCCGCGGAAGGTGACGGCGTACGCCCGCGGGAGATGGAAGAGCGGCTGCAGCGGCTGATGGACGAGTACGCCGGCGGAGTCCACCAGTTCTACCGCACCAACCGGGAGCGGCTGGAATACGCCCTGAAACACATCAAGACCATGCGGGAACAGGTGAAGTACCTGGTGGCGCAGGATCTCCACGAGCTGATGGAAGCGCACGAGGTTATCGACCGCCTGGACGTGGCCGAGGTGCTGCTCCACCACCTGATGGCCCGGGAGGAGACGCGGTGGCCGGCCTGGCAGACCCGTGCGGACCACCCCGAGCGGGACGACGAACGGTTCAACTGCTTCATCAACTCGCGCCGCAACCCCCAGACAGGGGCGATCGAGATCCTGACTCGGCCCTACGAGCCGGTAGTGGAAGAGAAGTAACAGACAGGGGGTAGGTTAACATGCCGCCAAGAGTAAATGTCGATAAGTGCGACGGTTGCCGGGGAGAGAACGAAGCGCTCTGCGAGGCGGTCTGCCCCGGAGACCTGATGACTGTAAACGAGGAGACCGGCAAGGCTTACTGCCGCTCCGCGCGGGACTGCTGGGACTGCATGTGCTGCACCCGGGTCTGCCCGCAGGGAGCCATCGAGACCCGCATCCCGTACCAGCTCGGGTACTACCCGGCGAAGCTGGTGCCCTTCGCCGGCACGGACAAGGTGACCTGGACCGCCGTGGACATCAACGGCAAGGTCGAGCGGTTCACCTTCCGGACACGGAACAAGTAGGCAAATGACAAAAACCACGGCGGAATGAAGGGGGCATAGCCCCCTCATTCCGCGCTTGGGGGGATAGTACAATGAATCAGCCAGGAATCGGTGCGTACCTCTGCACCTGCGGCGGCCGGACCGGCGGGCCGCCGGGGCTGGAGGAGCTGGCCGCCTCCCTGGGCCGGCAAAGAGGCGTTACCGTAAGCCGGGTGCTGGAGAGGGCCTGCGCTCCGGCGGGTCTGGAGACGATCAAGGACGATCTGCGGGACGGGCAGGTGGAGCGGGTATTGATAGGCGCCTGCTCGCCGCGGCTGATTGCGGATGTAATACAGCGGGAGTTGAAGGAAGCGGGGCTGGATCCGGCGTTTTTGGAAGTGGTCGGCCTGCGGGAACAGTGCGCCTGGACCGGCCCGGAGACCATAACCGAAGCGGTGCGGCGTAAGGCCAAGGTCTTAATGGCCATGGGGCTGGCGAAGCTTAAGGCGGCCGTCGCCGCCGCTGAACCCCTCGAAGCCCGTGGCGAGGGGCGTGCGCTGGTCGTCGGCGGCGGGATCGCCGGCTTGACGGCGGCGCAGGCCCTCGCCGAGGCCGGCACCGAGGTCGTCCTGGTGGAGCGGAACCCGCACCTGGGCGGCCGGGTGGCCGAACTCCACCGCTACTGGCCCCGCCTATGCAACCCGGCCTGCGGGCTGGAGGTCATCACCGCAAAACTGCGCGACAGCGATCGCGTCATTATACACACGAACGCCGAATTGGTGGAACTCACCGGAACGGCGGGCGATTTCACGGCACGGATTCGGGCAACCCATCCCGGTGTCGATTCCCGTTTGTGCACCGGTTGCGGCGCCTGCGCGGCGGCCTGTCCCGCCGAACGGAAGCCGTCCCGGACGGTGGGGACGCGCCACGCGATTGATGTCCTGCGTCCCGATCTCTACCCCCCGGTCTACGGCATTGACCAGGAAAGCTGCCTGGGCGAAGCCGAATGCGGGCGCTGCCGGGAGGTCTGCCCCGTGGGCGCGGTGACGATCACCCCCGTGGAAGAAGAGGTAAGCTACAGGGTCGGGGCCGTCATCCAGGCCACCGGGTGGCGGCCGTACGACGCGGCACGCCTCACGGAATACGGTTACGGACGCTATACCAATGTCATCACCAACCTGGACTTCGAGCGTTTGGCGGCCGGCGGCGGGCCGACGGGCGGCGTGTTTCTCCGTCCCTCGGACGGGCGGGCGGTTAAGCGGGTAGCTTTCATTCAGTGCGCCGGCAGCCGTAATAAGAACCACCTCCCCTACTGCTCAAACGTCTGCTGTTTGGCAACCCTGAAGCAGATCGCCTTCCTGCGCGAGGCCGTGCCGGACGCCGAGATCACGGTGTTCTACATGGACATGCGGTCCTTCGGCCGGCATGAGGCGATGTACCGGGCCGCCCAGGAGGAGCACGGGGCGCGGTTTGTCCGCGGCATTCCTTCAACCGTCACCCAGGACCCGGGCAGCGGGGATGTCATCGTGCGGGCTGTGGACACCCTTTCGGGACGGTCACTGACCGTGAAAGCCGATCTCGTGGTCCTGGCGACGGGGATGGTTCCCAACCGGGAGATCCCCGGCGAAACCGGCAGGGTGGAACTGGATGTCTTGGACAACCCCCACGAAGTCTGCTTCCCGGTTTACGCGCCCCGGCCGGGTGTCGTTCCGGCCGGAGCCTGCCTGGATCCGATGGACGCAGCCGCTGCGGTGCAAAGTGCGATGGCGGCGTCAATGCAGATCCTGCCTGTCCTGAACGGCGGCAAGCGGAAAGACCTGCCGCGCGTGGAACGCACCAAATGTGACCGCTGCCACCGCTGCGTGAACGAGTGTCCTACCGGAGCGATGCGTCCGGACAAGGACGGAATACCCGTGCCCAATCCCCTGGTCTGCCGGCGGTGCGGGATCTGCCAGGGCGGTTGTCCCCTGCAGGCCGTCTCACTGCCGGAGTGCGGGATCAAGGCGGTGGCCGGGATGATCGAGGCGGCCGACCCCTCTTTCGCCGGGGACGGGGAACCGGCCGTTCTGGCCTTCCTCTGCGCCCATGACGCTTACGTCGCCGCCGAGGCCGCGGTCCGGGCGGGCCGGATGGCGCCCAACGTGGTGACGATAAAGGTTCCCTGCGCCGGCGCCGTGAACATGGCCTGGGTCGGTGACGCAATGACGCAGGGGTTTGACGGCGTCCTGATCGGCGGTTGCCCGCGCCGCGAATGCCACCACGGCAAGGGGCGGGAACTGGCCGAACAGCGCCTGGCGAACGCCCGGGAGACCCTGGAGCGGATGATGCTGGAGCCGGGGCGCATACGTGTGGCACCCATCGGTATCGGGGATGTAAACGGGTTTATGCGTGAGGTCGGGGAATTCACCGCTGCCCTGAAGAAAATGGGACCCAACCCGTTCCGGGTATAGGGGGTGGAGTCCAATGCAAGATTTCGAGTTGCAAGCGATCTGGTCACGTGACCTCAAGGCCCTGCAGGCGGTGGCGGCCTGCAACCAGTGCGGCCGCTGTACCGCCGCCTGCCCGGTCGAATCGGAAATGGAGCACCCCCCCGCACGCCTGGTACGCATACTGCAACTGGGCGCATTAACTGAAGCCGCGGAAACGCCGGGGATCTGGCGCTGCATCGCCTGCGGGCACTGCCGGCGGCTCTGCCCCCAGGGCGTCAGTGTAAGAGAAATCATCGGCTGTCTCAGACGGCTGGCCTTTCACCGCGGGAACGAAGTGTTCGCCCGGGTCACAACTTTGGCCCGAGAGATGAACCGCTTTCTCCAGCACTAAATCCCCGACTCTCTCCCGTCCATAGACAAAGGCTCTTGCTGCGGCAGGAGCCTTTTCGGTCACCGGACGGCGTTTCCAGTTTAAAGCCGTTGGAAAGCCCTCCGCCATTATGTCAAGGGGCTTTGGGAACCCGCGCCCGGCGGAAGGCGCGCAGTCCGTCCAGGCATTCTGGACGATGTCTGAGGAAGGCCACCAGGTCGGCGACGGCCTCGATGGTCGCGGGGCTCAGGTAGTGCTCCATGGCCTCGGCCTCGGCGGCGATGTCACAGCCGGCGTCGATGACGGTAAGGAACTCCTGCAGGGTGCGGTTGCGCTCGACCAGGTAGCGTCCGGTCCGCCGCCCGCGCTCGGTGAGGGTGATCTCCCGGTACCGCTCGTAGGTCAGGTAGGCGTCGTCGTGCAGGCGCTGCAGGGCCCGGGTCACCGAGGGCAGCTTGACCCCGAGCCGGGCGGCCACGTCGCTCACCCGCACCGTCTGCCCGCTCAGGGACAGCCGGTAAATCTCCTCCAGGTAGTCCTCCAGGCTGGGGGAGAGCATCAAACGGCGCCTCCTTTCGCGGCCGCGGGCCGGCCGCTTTCTGCTCCAGTCTACGCGCCGGGGTCCGTAAATGCGCGCATACTAAGGCGTAGAAAAGACACCAGCGATATGGAGGAGGATTTCGAGAGATGATCGTTCAGTCCCTTGACGATTTTACATCCCGGGTCCGCAACGACTGGCTGGGTTCCGAGATCGAGGTGACCAAGACGGAACCCATACCCCCCATCCGGTTTCAGTTGCGTGACGCGCGAACGGTCGGCTGGGATGACGTGGACCCCGCCATCCGCCGTTGCTACCCGCCGGGCAGCCGCTTTTTTGTCTTAAGTGGGAGGGATGAAAAAGGTGACGGCGAGGGTCCCAGCCTGAAGGCCCTGGTCATTCACGCCGGTGAAGATGCGGCTTTCGATGTCCGGCCCGGCCGCCTGGTGCTCCTTTCGGACGAGGAGGTGGTCCAGGTCAAACGGCTGCACTAACCGCTGCTTTAGAGGCCGACCTGGGCGCTGACATAGCCGCGCCCCCCGCCCGCAGACCGAGCGGAGCCGGTAAAACCTCGGCAACCGCCGCCTGCGGTACTATCCGGCGGCCGGGCGGTATTTGACCCAGACGTTGAGGTCCTCGTACCCCCCGGGGCCGATGCGGGCGTTCTGGACCAGGGTCCCGCCGTACTCGTATCCCAGGCGGTGAAAAACCTTGTTCACCCCGGGATGAAAGGCGCGGGCCAGGCTGTAGAGGCAGGTGCAGCCCCCCCGGCGGCACTCCTCCTCGAGGCGCGTCACCAGCGCCGTGCCCAGCCCCCGGCCCTGGTGGGCGGGAAGGGTGGCGCAGTCGGTGATCTCGGCGTGACCGAGGCGCAGGTCGGTCTCGGCCGCCGCGGCCGCCACCAGCCGCCCGCCGTCCACGGCAGCGACGAAGAGGGCGCCGTGGGCCATGGCCGCCCGTAGGTAATCGGGGTCGTGCACGGGGGTAGGGTAGGTCATAAAGACGGTGCCGAAGAGGCGCGCCAGGGCCGGGGCGTCGTCCGGGCCGGCGCGGCGCAGGGGCAGCGGCGACCGGACCTCGGGCGGCTCCCGGCGCGCCCTCGCCGCGAGGGAGTCCAGCAAGCGCTGTTCATCCTGCAGGCGCGGGCTGGTCGCCCGCAGGCGGGAGAGGTATCGGGCCAGGAAAACAGCCGTCCGCCCGCGAAAGAAACCGGGCACCCGGGCCTCCGGGAGAAACCCCTGTTCGGCCAGGACCGCCGCTTCCGCCTCGACGCAGGGAAAGACGATTTTCCCGCATCCATGCTTCCCGGCCAGGGCGGTCAGCTCACCGGCCAGGGCCGCCGCATCCCAAGCGGTATAGTCGATAATCCACAGCCGCTCGTTCGCCTGGTCGACGTGCACCCGCGCCGTAAAACCCTTGCCCTTCCGCTGTACGATCTCGGCTTCGTTCAGGAAAAGCATCCCCCGCATCCTTTCTCCGGTGCGCCGTCTAGGCGGGGCTGCACCGGTCGTGCTCTCCGCCTTCGCCACCGTCCTTCGCCCGGTACGGGTCCGCGCCGCAGAGCATCCCGGCCACCCCCGCTGGCCGCGCGCCCCCGGTACAGGCAGGGCACATGCAGCGCTCCCGGGCGTCCCGGGGTTCGGTGTACGTGAAGAGACGCCCCTCGAAGTTGCGCAGCACCACACGGCCCCCGCCGCTCGCCAGCAGGTACTCCGGGCCGACGGGGATCTTCCCGCCCCCGCCCGGGGCGTCGATCACGAAGGTCGGCACCGCCAGCCCCGAGGTGTGCCCGCGCAGGCTCTCCAGGATGGCGATCCCGGTGCTGACCGGGGTACGGAAGTGGCCGATCCCCCTGGTCATGTCACACTGGTAGAGGTAATACGGCCGTACCCGGATGCGGAGCAGTTTATGCACCAGCTCTTTCATCACCTGGGGGCAGTCGTTGACCCCCCGCAGCAGAACCGACTGATTGCCCAGCGGGAGGCCGGCGTCGGCCAGGCGTCGGCAGGCGGCCGCCGCCTCCGGCGTGATCTCCCGGGGGTGGTTGAAATGGGTGTTCAGGTAGAGGGGATGGTAGCGGGAGAAGATGCGGCACAGTTCCGGGGTGACGCGCTGGGGCAAAACAACCGGGACGCGCGAGCCGATGCGGATGATCTCCAGGTGTTTTACGGCCCGCAGCCGGCCCAGGATGTAGTCCAGCTGTTCGTCCGGCAGGGTCAGCGGGTCGCCGCCCGAGACGATAACGTCGCGCACCCCGGGATGGCCCTGAATGTAAGCCAGGGCGCGTTCAAACTGGGCGCGGGGCAGGGGCCGGTCGTGGGTTCCGGCCAGGCGGCGGCGCGTGCAATGCCGGCAATACATGGCGCACTGGTCGGTTACAAGGAGCAGCACCCGGTCGGGATAGCGGTGCGTGAGCCCCGGTACGGGGGAATCCTGGTCCTCGTGCAGGGGGTCGTCCAGGTCCCCCTCCATCGCTTCCAGTTCGAGGGGGGAGGGAACCGCCTGCTTGCGGATCGGGCAGTGGGGGTCGGTCGGGTCGATGAGCGAGGCGTAGTAAGGAGTGACAGCCATCCGGAATCGTTGCAGGCAGTGTTCGATTCCCTCCCGTTCATCCTCGCTCAGCGGCACGATCTCCCGCAGCCGGTCCACGCTCGTGATCCGGTTACGCACCTGCCAGCGCCAGTCGTTCCATTCCCCGGCGAAGCGGTCGCGCAGGTTTGCCCCGCCAAAACTCTTGATCTGCGCCTGAGCCTTGCTGTTCATTCTCGTCCTCCCTCATAAAAACAAAAGTGACCCGAGGATCCTCGGGTCCTGAAGGGACACGCCAACCCTCTCTCCCGTTCCTCTCCACGCTTACGAGGTTAGCTGCCGGGCGCGGGCCGCAGAGGTGGCCCTACTCGCAAGGGCGAGATTAGCCCCAGGGAGGTGGGTCCCCCGTTCCCCTGAAAGGGATTCAGCGTTCGCAGGAGATGCGGTAGTTGTGTTCTTTATGAACATAACAAGGGAGGGCACGTCCGTCAAGCCGGCTGGTGGGGGGCTTAGGGGGTTCAGTCCGTGTCAGGAGGGTTTGACCGGCCGTTCCGCCGCTCCCTTTACAATTCCTCCCAATAACGTGCGCTCAGATAAGGTAGCAGGCCAAAAGGCCCTCCGTGTAGGGGTGCAGCAGCGCGGCGAAGAGTTCGCCGACCGGCGCCTCTTCCAGCACCCGCCGCAGTACATCACCGCCGCGCGGTCGGCCGTCTCGGCGACTACCACAATTCCTTCCCAGCCCGCACAGCGGGCATACCCTCAGGAAAGCTCCCGCCGGTCGAAGACCCGCCTGGTCTTCTTCTCGGTACGGGGCAGGGCGCCCTGGGGCACGACCTCGACTTCGGCGCCGACCCCGATGAAGGCCTTGATATTCCGCCGGAAGGCCGCGGCGGCCTGCGCCGGGTCGGTTCCGGGCTCCCCTTCGACGCGGATGAGGATGCGGTCCCGGCCCTGTTCCCGGGTGAGCACGACCTGGTACTCGCTCAGGAGGCCCGGGGTCTGTTTCAGGACGTGGTCTACCTGACCCGGGAAGATGTTGACCCCCTTGACCTTGATCATGTCGTCGGAGCGGCCGAGCACCCGGTCGATCATCGGGTAGGGGCTGCCGCAGGGACACGGCCCGGGAATCAGGCGGGTGATGTCCCGCGTGCGGTACCGCAAGAGGGGCATCCCTTCCTTGGTCAGGGTGGTGATGACCAGCTCGCCCTCGGCCCCGGGGGGCAGTACGGCACCGGTGGCCGGGTCGATGATCTCGAAGAGGAGGTGGTCGGACCAGTAGTGCAGGCCGGCGTGGGCCGGGCAGTCGATGGCGATGCCCGGGCCGTAGACTTCGGTCAGGCCGTAGATGTCGAAGCTCTCCAGGCCGAGCAGTTCCTCGATGCGCCCGCGCATGCGCTCGCCCCACCGCTCCGACCCGAAGATGCCGATCTTCAGGTGAATCCGGCCGCGCAAGCCCCGGCGGTGGATCTCCTCCGCCAGCAGCAGGGCGTAGGACGAAGTGGCCGTAAGCACCGTGGTGCGCAGGTCGACCATCATCTGCAGTTGCTTTTCGGTATTCCCGGGGCCCATCGGCACAACCATCGCCCCCAGGCGCTCCGCCCCGGCCTGGAAACCGATCCCCGCCGTCCAGAGGCCGTAGCCCGGGGTGATCTGGACACGGTCGCAGGGGGTGACCCCGGCCGTGGCGTAGCAGCGGGCGAACATCTCGGCCCATACGCTGACGTCGTTGGCGGTGTAGGGAACGATCACCGGCTTGCCGGTGGTGCCCGACGAGGAGTGGATGCGCACCACCTTCTCCTCGGGGGCGGCCATCAGCCCCAGGGGGTAGCCCTCCCGCAGCTCGTCCTTGGTAGTGAAGGGCACGGCCACCAGGTCGGATACCGTCCGGATCTCCCGCGGGTCGATGCCCGCGGCGTCAAGCTTGGCGCGGTAGAAAGGCGAGTTCTCGTAGACATAGCCCGCCAGCCGGTGGAGCAACGCACCCTGGCGGCGGAGCGTCCTTTCCTCGTCAAGCCCTTCCCGTCTCGGCTCGTACACTGCCATTCTCGTCTTGTACCTCCTGAACCCTATATTCGATGTTCCAGCACCCGCAGCGCCTCTTCCCGCCCGAGGGCGAAGGCGTGCCGGTTGACCTCCAGAAGCTTCGCGGGGATGGTGGCTACGAGGGCGGCCAGCAGGTCCTCGTGGTCGAAGGGCAAGACCCCGTCCAGGGTGGACAGCGCCCCCAGGAGCACGGTGTTCGCGGCCTTGACGTTCCCGGCGCGCCGGGCGGTCTCCGCGGCGTCAAAGAGCAGCGCCCCCGGTACAACCTCCCGCAGGTAGGCCAGCAGTTCTTCCGCCGGATACCGGGACCGGCCGAGGGTGACGGTGATCGGCCGGATGACGACGGTACTGGCGACCACCCGCCCCTCGTCTTTCAACTTGGGCAGGCTACGCACCGTCTCGGCCAGCTCCAGGCCGAGCAGGATGTCCGCCGCCCGGTCGGGGATGATCGCCCCCGACAGCCCCCGCCCGAGGCGCACGTGGCTCGTCACCGGGCCCTCCCGCTGGGCCATGCCGATCGACTCCGAGGTCCGGACCTCCAGGCCGGCCGTCAGGGCGGCCCGGGCCAGGACCCGGGAGGCGAGCAGGTTCCCCTGCCCCCCCACGCCGGCGATAATGATGTCGATCTTCATGACGCCGTCCCCACCCTTGTGATGGCCTTCGAAGGACAAAGGCGCAGGCAGAAGCCGCACCCGGCGCATTTGTCCGTGACAATCGACGGACGGCCGTCCTCCAGGAAGATCGCCGGGCAACCCAGGTCCCGGTAACAGGTGCCGCAATCCTCGCAGTCCGCGGCGTTGACCGTAAAGCGCGGCCCGCCGCGCTTCAGGGCGGCGCACGTGTGGCGCATAATGACCACCGCCGGCCCCGTGAAGCTGATGGCCTCCTTCAGGGCGCGCATGGCCGCCGTGGGGATCACCGGGTCGGCCTCGACCAGGCAGCGTACGCCGCAGGCGCGCACCAGGGCGGGGATATCCACGGTTTCCCCCGGTTCCCCGCCCGCCGTCCGCCCGGTGCCCGGGTGGGGCTGGTGGCCGGTCATGGCCGTGGTCCGGTTGTCAAGAATCACAACCGTGATGTCGGTCTGGTTGTAAACGGCGTCGATCAGGCCCGGGATGCCGTTATGAAAGAAAGTGGAGTCGCCCAGGACGGCGATATGCTTGCGCCCGGGCTCGGCGCGCTGCATGCCGGCCGCCATGCTGACGCTCGCCCCCATGCAGAGGCAGGTGTCGACC
Proteins encoded in this window:
- a CDS encoding 4Fe-4S dicluster domain-containing protein; translated protein: MPPRVNVDKCDGCRGENEALCEAVCPGDLMTVNEETGKAYCRSARDCWDCMCCTRVCPQGAIETRIPYQLGYYPAKLVPFAGTDKVTWTAVDINGKVERFTFRTRNK
- a CDS encoding FAD-dependent oxidoreductase, whose product is MNQPGIGAYLCTCGGRTGGPPGLEELAASLGRQRGVTVSRVLERACAPAGLETIKDDLRDGQVERVLIGACSPRLIADVIQRELKEAGLDPAFLEVVGLREQCAWTGPETITEAVRRKAKVLMAMGLAKLKAAVAAAEPLEARGEGRALVVGGGIAGLTAAQALAEAGTEVVLVERNPHLGGRVAELHRYWPRLCNPACGLEVITAKLRDSDRVIIHTNAELVELTGTAGDFTARIRATHPGVDSRLCTGCGACAAACPAERKPSRTVGTRHAIDVLRPDLYPPVYGIDQESCLGEAECGRCREVCPVGAVTITPVEEEVSYRVGAVIQATGWRPYDAARLTEYGYGRYTNVITNLDFERLAAGGGPTGGVFLRPSDGRAVKRVAFIQCAGSRNKNHLPYCSNVCCLATLKQIAFLREAVPDAEITVFYMDMRSFGRHEAMYRAAQEEHGARFVRGIPSTVTQDPGSGDVIVRAVDTLSGRSLTVKADLVVLATGMVPNREIPGETGRVELDVLDNPHEVCFPVYAPRPGVVPAGACLDPMDAAAAVQSAMAASMQILPVLNGGKRKDLPRVERTKCDRCHRCVNECPTGAMRPDKDGIPVPNPLVCRRCGICQGGCPLQAVSLPECGIKAVAGMIEAADPSFAGDGEPAVLAFLCAHDAYVAAEAAVRAGRMAPNVVTIKVPCAGAVNMAWVGDAMTQGFDGVLIGGCPRRECHHGKGRELAEQRLANARETLERMMLEPGRIRVAPIGIGDVNGFMREVGEFTAALKKMGPNPFRV
- a CDS encoding 4Fe-4S dicluster domain-containing protein — protein: MQDFELQAIWSRDLKALQAVAACNQCGRCTAACPVESEMEHPPARLVRILQLGALTEAAETPGIWRCIACGHCRRLCPQGVSVREIIGCLRRLAFHRGNEVFARVTTLAREMNRFLQH
- a CDS encoding iron dependent repressor, metal binding and dimerization domain protein, yielding MLSPSLEDYLEEIYRLSLSGQTVRVSDVAARLGVKLPSVTRALQRLHDDAYLTYERYREITLTERGRRTGRYLVERNRTLQEFLTVIDAGCDIAAEAEAMEHYLSPATIEAVADLVAFLRHRPECLDGLRAFRRARVPKAP
- the ablB gene encoding putative beta-lysine N-acetyltransferase, whose amino-acid sequence is MLFLNEAEIVQRKGKGFTARVHVDQANERLWIIDYTAWDAAALAGELTALAGKHGCGKIVFPCVEAEAAVLAEQGFLPEARVPGFFRGRTAVFLARYLSRLRATSPRLQDEQRLLDSLAARARREPPEVRSPLPLRRAGPDDAPALARLFGTVFMTYPTPVHDPDYLRAAMAHGALFVAAVDGGRLVAAAAAETDLRLGHAEITDCATLPAHQGRGLGTALVTRLEEECRRGGCTCLYSLARAFHPGVNKVFHRLGYEYGGTLVQNARIGPGGYEDLNVWVKYRPAAG
- the ablA gene encoding lysine 2,3-aminomutase, translating into MNSKAQAQIKSFGGANLRDRFAGEWNDWRWQVRNRITSVDRLREIVPLSEDEREGIEHCLQRFRMAVTPYYASLIDPTDPHCPIRKQAVPSPLELEAMEGDLDDPLHEDQDSPVPGLTHRYPDRVLLLVTDQCAMYCRHCTRRRLAGTHDRPLPRAQFERALAYIQGHPGVRDVIVSGGDPLTLPDEQLDYILGRLRAVKHLEIIRIGSRVPVVLPQRVTPELCRIFSRYHPLYLNTHFNHPREITPEAAAACRRLADAGLPLGNQSVLLRGVNDCPQVMKELVHKLLRIRVRPYYLYQCDMTRGIGHFRTPVSTGIAILESLRGHTSGLAVPTFVIDAPGGGGKIPVGPEYLLASGGGRVVLRNFEGRLFTYTEPRDARERCMCPACTGGARPAGVAGMLCGADPYRAKDGGEGGEHDRCSPA
- a CDS encoding phenylacetate--CoA ligase gives rise to the protein MAVYEPRREGLDEERTLRRQGALLHRLAGYVYENSPFYRAKLDAAGIDPREIRTVSDLVAVPFTTKDELREGYPLGLMAAPEEKVVRIHSSSGTTGKPVIVPYTANDVSVWAEMFARCYATAGVTPCDRVQITPGYGLWTAGIGFQAGAERLGAMVVPMGPGNTEKQLQMMVDLRTTVLTATSSYALLLAEEIHRRGLRGRIHLKIGIFGSERWGERMRGRIEELLGLESFDIYGLTEVYGPGIAIDCPAHAGLHYWSDHLLFEIIDPATGAVLPPGAEGELVITTLTKEGMPLLRYRTRDITRLIPGPCPCGSPYPMIDRVLGRSDDMIKVKGVNIFPGQVDHVLKQTPGLLSEYQVVLTREQGRDRILIRVEGEPGTDPAQAAAAFRRNIKAFIGVGAEVEVVPQGALPRTEKKTRRVFDRRELS
- a CDS encoding indolepyruvate oxidoreductase subunit beta translates to MKIDIIIAGVGGQGNLLASRVLARAALTAGLEVRTSESIGMAQREGPVTSHVRLGRGLSGAIIPDRAADILLGLELAETVRSLPKLKDEGRVVASTVVIRPITVTLGRSRYPAEELLAYLREVVPGALLFDAAETARRAGNVKAANTVLLGALSTLDGVLPFDHEDLLAALVATIPAKLLEVNRHAFALGREEALRVLEHRI